The Chanos chanos chromosome 9, fChaCha1.1, whole genome shotgun sequence genome includes the window ggtgtgggttgTGACACGCTCTCTGCCTGCATTACAGACAGTGATTATGGAGATGAGGAATGCAGACGGTACCTGGCCCAGCTCCAGGCCCCAGATCATGTGAGTTTGATCTAAGTGACGTAGGTAgattggtgaaaaaaaaaagaaaaggaaaaaaaagcagtgctTCTTCCCAAATATgtgtcatgtttatgttttagagCGCTTCAGGTCACGTGACAAGAGCACACCATGAAAcatggaccttttttttttttaaactttcggCTAAAATTTGGACTTCCCTGATCAAAGTGACAATTTCAGTAAACCTGTAACTGAACAGAATATGACTGGACTTCTCCATAATACACAGTTAAATACCTCTCTGAATTAGGAACAGACAAATGTTTTGGGCTCTCTTCTGGATGACCTCTTCTGGTTATCTGACAAAAAGTTGAATCATATTGAAAGGTGCTCACATTTTTGATAATGGGCATTCCcttctttttaattttgaatttcCAAAGTGCAAATAAGTAATAGTTATTCCTTACAATCTGTAGAATGATGTCATATTAAAATTTACTATAAAGAGACTCACTGAAACATACATTGCTTAGAGACTTATTGAAATGTATGCTGAGCTTGTGTGTCCACATTATTCcacaaaactgtaaataatgATGATTAAAGAATGATCAATATGTTCATCTGGttgacagacatttttttttggataagaTCTAGATCACCTTTTTGCTAGAACCTGTTGCTTTTGACTTCTAGTTTTGTATTTGTGCTTTTAAGCGGCTTTAGGGGCTTCTCTTACACAATCAGGTCCTCTCAGCTCCTTCCATATCTCGGTCAAAGATGAATTTTGATCACAGTTAGTCTGTCCGTGTTATAATCCCACATTCAACCAAACAAAAGGACTATACTTACAAAAACCTGCACTGATGTGATGGATATTGAACTCTTCTTAGGTTTGGCAGCGCTCATGACTGAACACATTATCAATGCAGCACACTCTGCCAATGGAAATATGGACACTCGAATCTTCGACGCTTTCACCTCTAGTGGAGAAAGTCTTATAGAGGAAAATTATATCTGTTCTGTTTCCATTGAGGATGTAACTGTCTTAtcatgtgtgttgtgagtgtagGAGGAACTCCATGGAGGAGCAGGACTCATACCGGGGGCAGCCAGGGGTGTGTGGTCTCACTAACTTGGGCAACACCTGTTTTATGAACTCTGCACTGCAggtcagactcacacacaacttCCCCTTTTCTCATGCCTGTCTTTGTTAATATACAGAAGCTTTTGGTTCCATTTGAATATGAGTATGAATAAAAGGAAGCACTTGCACTTTCAACCCCGATAATTCTCCCGTGACACGATTGGCATTTTAATCTCCTTTCAGGTTACTGTTTGGGTTCGGTCATTTAACGGCACTCATGTACTGATAAAAACATCATTAGATCAACGTGAATTAGAATTAAAATTCACTTTCAAATCCAATTTCAAATTGCCAGATAATCCAGATCATGTGGTAGAGACCCTGGATAGCTAGCAATGGATAGGCTGATGTAAACTCACCTCGCTgcatcctctttttctctcctcagtgtcttAGTAACACACCTCCCTTGACGGAGTACTTCCTTCGAAACGCCTACCTGGAGGAGCTGAACTTCACCAACCCTCTGGGAATGAAGGGAGAGATTGCTGAGGCGTATGCCGACATCATCAAACAGATGTGGTCGGGAAGGCACTACTCAGTGGTGCCCCGTTTCTTCAAGGTGGGAAACAAACTACATTTTTACCAGGACAACTGGACAGCGAACCacaaaattcattcaaaatgatgCTTTGCTTCAAAACAAGGTGCAGGCTTATCCGTGTCTTTAGAAACCACACTGAGTGAATGTTtctttatgggtttttttttttttttttcggggacCAGACCAAGGTGGGCCACTTTGCTTCTCAGTTCCTGGGCTACCAACAGCATGACTCTCAGGAACTGCTCTCCTTCTTGCTGGACGGTCTGCACGAGGACCTGAACCGCGTGAAGAACAAAGAGTACATTGAGCTTAGGGATGCTGACGGCAGACCAGACCAGGTGCTTAATAAACAGGGGCCACACGTAACTCACACGCAACGTGTTTGAACACGTGGATCAATATGAATTGTTTTACTCAAACAGTCAGAGTGGTTCTAGAAAAACGTGTGCATCAGAAAACTCGAGTGAACCGAATTACACAATTCACATTGAAAGATAGGGGATAACTGCGTCAACGTTTCCAAATGCTCGATCTTTTTTGTGAAGAAGCACATTGTCAGTAAAGAAGTATGGCTGCAACGCATGTGTATCAGTGCAAGGATCACACTTTTGCATTTGCGTTTGCAGGAAGTCGCAGAGGAAGCGTGGCGTAACCATCGGAGACGTAATGACTCGGTGATCGTTGACACGTTCCACGGGCTGTTTAAATCAACGCTGGTTTGCCCCGAATGTCACAAAGTCTCAGTCACCTTTGATCCGTTCTGTTACCTGAGCGTCCCACTGCCAGTCAgcaaggagagagtgatggaggtgttctttgtctctctggaCCCAGAAGCCAAGCCCGTTCAAGTGAGCAGCACCAGTGCcaccaaacacaacccccccAAGCCTAACCCactgtttttaatgttgatccgttttttgttttctcctgccTGAGTTTGACTGGTATATTTCTTCCTATCCCTGTAGCATCGTTTAGTTGTTCCCAAAGCCGGCAAAGTCTTTGACCTGTGCGCGACTCTTTCTGAAGCAACGGGCGTCCCAGCCAGTCAGGTGAAGTGCTGCTTTGAAACAATTGGATTTGAATCCAGAAATTtcccattgttttttttttttttctttaagccATGTAGGTTGGTTTTGAATTTCTATGGAAATGATTATCAAATACTTAGATTATTAattcctcacacaacactcTTTCAAAATTGTAAAAGTATGACATTGAAATGTAAATCATTGTAGTATTAATgggtgtaaaatataaagtttatTCTGTTATGttgatctgttttgtttttgttttttgttatgttcTTTTCAGATGATGGTGGCTGACGTGTTTAATCATCGCTTCTATAAGATCTACCATGCTGACGAGTCCTTAAGCTGCATCCTGGATCGCGATGATATTTTTGTGTAAGTTTGACTTCATCTTTTGACCATACACATTTAATCTTTCATGTTGGTTTCGTTAAACATCTGTCGGGTGGTAGTCTTGTCACTGTTATTTACCTCTTTAAAGAGGAAAGCTACACAATTCAAACGGGAGCCAAAAAATTGACCTCAGTATTACATGACTCTAGGAAGTTCTGAGTTACAGCATCTAGAGTGGTTGTGCTTTTTTGGATCCAAAATTAAGATCTTTCATCGAGTGCCTAGGTGGAGCCATGCGATTGCGTGCTGGTTATCTGCTAAATTGGTCGCTAAGTTAAAGGTTCCCCTGGATCTGTGTGTGACCGTAGGTACGAGCTGAGTAATGCCTGTGTGGAGCAGGATAGTGAGGAGGTAGTGCTGGCTGTCTACCTGCGTGAACGCTCCCACTACAGGGATTATGGCTCTGGCAGCAGCAGCTATGGCACCTCACTCTTTGGCCACCCACTGCTCATGTCTGTTCCTCGCGCCCAGTGTACCCGCGAAGCACTCTACCACCTGTTTCTTCAGCGTCTCGCGTGAGTCTGTGCCacgcattaaaagaaaaaaaaaaaacatgactcaaGATGCTAATTATGTCCTCTGTTTTGTCTAGCACCGCTGTGCCTACTTGTTGCTAAGTTAATTATAAAGTGTTATCTGGAGGAGGCTACGCTAAGTATAAGTTGTCTAGAGTTGGCGTAGCTTGAAGCTGAATTTAGCCTCGTTCTCGTCCAAGGATGGCGCGTGACATTTGTGTCTCTCCGCAGGCGATACGTACGTCCTCCAGACTCCTCGGAGGAGgtagaggaggaagaggaggaggacgaagaatgtggagaggatgaggaagaagaagagggagggtGTAGAACTCAAACTAATGGAGTGAGTGAAGGTAACGTGTCATAGGATGTAGTCACTGTCCTCCAAAACTCCACAAATCTTTCATTTTCCGTCTTCAGAAAAGTCAAAGTGAAACGAAAAGAACTTTTAACCCATGTAAGGTTTTGTCACTGAGGATTTGGCCAATTTGACCAACACAGTTAATTAACTTTCCTCACTCTCCATTTCCCTCGTCCTGCTTCAGACGAGGGCGACGAAGACGGGGAAAAGGCGGGACCATCCAAGAGAGAAGAAGACGGACAGGATGGGGTACAAAGCGACGGTCAAAACAACTGCCACTCCGAGGCCAGTCCTTGCAGcgaggtggaggagaggacgGAGGAGGAGTCGAGCAGCGAGGCGGAGAGAGGGAGTAGCACGGAGGAGGGCCAATCAGCTTGTGGCAGCACTGACACCAATTCCCAGGACGCAGCTGACGGAGAACAGGGTACCGGCCTCGAAGCTTCTGGGAAAGAGGacgaagatgaggatgaagaggaggatggggaGGAAGCAGCACGCTGCAGCAGGCCTAACAAGCGCGTGTCCGGGAGGAGGTGTTGCGCGGAGAAACGCAGGAAGCCCCTGTTCACCATTCAGGCTGTAAACTCCAATGGCACCACGGAGAGAGGGATTGGCGAGGGCGACAGCACGTTCTCTTTCAGCTGTGAGTCTCACACAAACGCTAACCACCCCAGATCTGCCCGTTAGTCTCCCAAAATCTCTCATATCTCTGAAAGTCCTGCTGTAATTAAAGGTTCCTCAAAGTTCTGCCATTCAGCAGTGAACTCAGGCAGATCCTTAAATCTTTCAGTGTTGCTGTTTGGGGACATTGCATAATATCAGTCATTAAAGAGCATAAAGGGAAAAACGTAACCAGAGACCAGAGCTTGAACTGCAGTTACTGATACCGTCCCTCTGTTCTTTCCACAGCCCAGCCTTACATTGCCATTGACTGGGACCCtgacatgaagaaaaaatattacaatGAGAATGAAGCGGAGGTAAAACCATGctgctcctctgctcctctcagtGGCTCCTGACCCATGCTGACTGTCTAATTCATATAGTCTCAGAACATAATGCGTTCTGAGTTTATcgtatttatttcattttaaatttaccATCTGCGACCcaaattaggataagcggcttagaaaatgattgaacaaacgaacgaatgaacgaagacctttttttatttatttattttttaccgtCATTGTGGTTCCTGaagtatgtctgtttttttaaaatccacAGAAATATGTGAAACATCACAGCATGGATATTCCTCATCAGCAAACCACAGTGCAGTTACAGGAATGTATAGAGCTCTTCACCACAGTGGAGACCCTGGAAGAAGAGAACCCCTGGTAACCAAGCTTTCAGTCTAATACTACCATTAAGATTACACATTATGACAGGCAAATTGAATGGCCCGAGTATGAAGAAGATGCTTTAGAATAGGTCTTGGTCACTTACTCAGTTGGCATTGAATTGCTAGTCTATGGTGTTTCCTAGCAACCGTGacagaaggggggaaaaaaaaccactttctttctccttccaGTAGAATTTCTAGAAAATGAATACCTGGTTGATTGTTCCATGTTGGCCATTAATACCTGTATGCAAAGAAACATGAGTCATTTCTCCATTATGTATATACACTCTAACATGGATTTCAAAGCGAGGCAGTGAAATACATTCAGTTATGTTTTCAGTTAGACAAATGACACTAATCAAATAATGGCAATCAGTTAAAAGAGTCTGATATAAGGGCCTGTCTTTCCTGCTTTTATGGGGGGGTGGTTTAAGGTCCAGTATGTTTAACATTGTGTTGGTTGTAGGTACTGCCCAATGTGCAAGAAGCATCAGCTAGCGACTAAGAAGTTGGACCTCTGGTCGCTTCCTGAGGTTCTCATCATCCACCTGAAGCGTTTCTCCTACACCAAGTACTCCAGAGAGAAACTGGACACCATCGTGGACTTCCCCCTTCGGTCAGCCTTAACCCCGTTTACTTAACACCCTAATAAACAGGTTGATATAGATGGGAAATGTATGGGAACCTCACTCTGGAGAGTACACTGCGAGAATTTGAATAATCTCATTTGTTATCAGTCCTACAAAGAGAATAGAGAACGATTAACAGCGTTAGGTCTCTGTGTCGGGAGGCAAAGGTTGTTTCTTATGTGTAGACAGAGCCGGTTCTCATCCTCGAACTCTGTTGCAGAAACCTGGACTTCTCAGGCTACCTTTTGAGGAAGACGGGTGTTAACGGTGAACCTCCCAGCAGATACGACCTGATAGCCGTGTCAAACCACTACGGCGGACTGAGAGACGGGCACTGTACGTACCACACACGCATGTTCCTCTAACCGGATCAAACACGTTTTGAATGCAGTGTGAATTCCAATGCTGTATTCGACATGCACTGAATATTCAAACCTCTTTTCGTATTGTGTAGATACCAGTTACGCCAAGAATAAGGACGACGGACAGTGGTATTATTTTGACGACAGCAAAGTGACCTATGCAAGGGAGGAACAGATTATGGTGAGAgtcattttcttatttcttataaaaaaaaaaaaaaatcaagttttcAAGTCCTCAGTCTGGCGACAGAAGCTACGCTAAATTCAGTGAATGTCTTTTCATTAGCCTCTCTGCTTTGATTCTGTAAGGATCCTTTAACGGAATGTCTGAAAAAATCTCTTTGAGCAGCcatttagaatttttttctttatatgttACCACATAAATTGATTTTGccgtttttggggttttttttctttctttgctgtaAATACTCCCTGAAAATAATCATTTGCAGCCTGCTGTATATACGATGGCCAACACGTAACAGGACGACACAAGGACAAAATTTACTATAGcacctcctctcttctttcctccaGACCAATGCTGCCTACCTCCTGTTCTACCAGCGCCAAGATAAGATTCGCAAGCCTACTCTGCCTCCTCCCACCTCCTCAGGCACCTCCTCTTCCACTAACCAGCTTGCTAATGACATAACCTCCCACAACCACGACGGAGTGGAGGGAGCCTCTTCCTGTGTTAACATGGAAACAGACTGAAGTAGTCActggttttcctctctctctctctctctgtttttttaggTTAATggcatttttggttttttatttttgtttttgtttgtttttgtctcttgtttttccaaaaatggaaaaaaaaaaaaaaaaacttgaaccTTGTAGCCTCTTGTCTGACGTGAACAAGAACGTAGAGGCAGGGGCCAAACTCTCAGGCTTGTGCGGAGGCATCATGGGGTGGGGAATACAAAGAtgcttcttttcctttttttgtttgtttgtttgtttttattcttttttttgtttttttttaatatgcggGAACAGGTTAGGCTGGTGTCGGCAGGTTCAGGAACGGAATGCTGGTTAGCCCtcgttactctctctctctttaaatgtcGCTATGATTTCGCCAGTTTTGAATGGACTGCCTTTTGATAGTTGCAGCTGGGTTTGTGATGACCTCGTCGGTTAGTTTTGACCATTCCTGTgatcatttaatgtttttgaatgaactacctttgttgtttgtcttaAGCAGTTATATTTGGATctaaacacacaacctcagacCTGCCTCTGTGCTTTAATGCCACCTCCCGTTCGGTTGTCCTAGACCTGGGTCCACTCAGAACTTCAGAATGTTCTGGGTAGTGACAGCTCAGAATGGATGGATGGCATTTTAGTtctttggatttaaaaaaaacacacacacacacacacacacacacaatatttgaaatttgtttgaaaaagctGTAAATTTCACGTCAAACTCGGATTCTGCGTTTCTCTACTTTTCACATCAGGGATGAAACAGGAGTCAGAATACTGGTGATGTCCTGTTTTACCTTTTTAAGACAAGCTAGAGGAATTGATTTCGGATAGAGGTGGTGGTTGAAATCATAGCTTTCTTATCCGCTCACTCACaatctattatttatttttctaatagAATTCAAAAGCTGATGTCAAGACGTGAGATTTTACAGCAGTTGCGTGTCTCCTTGCAGCAAAAGAAAGCATTGGACTGCGAATAGAGATCTTccattttgtttcatgtgttCAGCTTTTCCACTGTTATACAGTCGGTCTGAGAAAAAGCTCTGTTGCGGGACATAAACAGAGACGTATTTTTCAGAtagaatttgtatttttatctttattgaACAGAGTACACAACAGGATTTAAATATtacattctcttctttttcattaattCTGTGCAATTTCTAATTAACTTTTGAGCAATGAGAATATTTCAGCAAAGTGCTTTCTGGATAGAGCTCTTTActtaatgatttttaaaagcCCATCTGTACAGTATTTTTGTATTGTAATAAATGTTGTATTATCTTTCATCATCTGGATCAGATGCGGGGAATGGGtgatctttcattttattttgttaataatAGATTGAATATATAATTCTATACACTTTTTTGATACATATAAAGAAAACTTAACAATAGGCTTGCAGTAGATTTTACACTCTGTGGATGATTGGTGGCTTCCAACATGTCATTTACCCCTACAAAACGGGGTTCACACATCTAGTTGAAGAGATCCATGTAGTTAAAATTGTAGTAGTGAATGGAACCATCCCTGGCCCCACACCAGCTACAGTATTATAGCTACTTTCAAGGCTGTCCTTTGTATAGTTAGGACTTTATGGTTCTGTTGCTTGACATCACTTTATTTCAAGTTTAAGCCACCCAAACACTACAGCTGCTACTTGATGATATGAAATTTAAAACCGATTTAAAATGAAACGGCACATTTCTGCTGATCTGCTGATTGTTGATGTAGACTACACTGAATAAATAGGACTGAAGTTGGCTGTTTCGCTACAGGTGACAACTGTAGATTATGACTCTTCAAGTTGCTGTCAGACTCGAGCAGACTTTTACCATGGCAGTTTAGTCATTTCTCTTgccatttttcttctctcaatTTGGGGACATTCTGTATTTGTATCCTCTCAACActgctgtagaaaaaaaaaaattatatggcatataaatgacagttaatgcctttcttttgttttaaatactgttgttgttttgttttgggtttttttttttttttacaatattttcattaccacaaaatatatttcacaggTAATAGTGGTGGTACTTTAGAACTGCTTGTCTTCCATTTTGTACAAAGTTGAAAAGATACGCGTTGACGAGCGAGTCGCAGTTTTACGGAACGATCTGGTCCGGGGCAGCCGCGCTCAGTCCTTCGATCTGATGATATggtttctggggtttttttggaactGCTTCATTTCTTCTACACTCACTTTCCTTATTTGTTTTGAcggtttaaaaacaaattgcCGAGGAGCCTCGTGAATACGTTGAATTTGAGATTGAAAAAATAGCGTTTGAATATGAAGTCTAGTCCAGGACGAGGACCAGGCTTAATTCTTGTCTCGGAAACCAGCGTCTTTTATTCTGCGCCTGTGCGGTCGTTTTGCGTAGGCAGTTAAACTGTTGTTACTCATTATATTATCTATCAAGAAAATCTTCAAACCCTGCACAGCAGTACTATCAGATGCAGATATGGGTATTactgtaagtgagagagaaatatttttgcATTGGGTGTTTGCTCATTCCTGGTTGAACGTGGGAACCTCAGGTTGGAAGTCATGCCAGTATTGTCTATAGTTAACATAGATCGATATGTTTGTTCAGAACCATATGTTTAAGAGCTTTATTTTGTCATGAAGAATTTATCATAAGTTTATTATCATTCACTTAAAATTTTAGTTGCAGGGCTTCTTTACCTGCAACACATTGCTTTGGTTTGTGCCAACGATGTTATTAAATGTCTCTGGACCAATGTTATGACATATATCCCAGGGtaataaagaaaaggaaatagagagaaaacattgtCATCATTATCGCACGACTGGATGCTGTTCCTCAAAGATATGTCCCTATGAATATTATATTTGAAATTAATGAGGAAGCCATTTTCTGGACACCTGTGATATtggtaaataaattaaaaaaaaaaaaaaaaaaaactttcagaattgtgtttttatttttcttctgaaacTTAATATGCAGATACGGGGAAATATATTTCACCTCATCAGCATCACCACAGGTAACcgaaaaacaatttaaaaccGGAATCCACAGTCCTGATATAGTCACCTTTCATTTTGAAGGCAGATTCCAGctgtgttaaatgaataaacaaattcattcattacTACAACCGGGATACAAGTTTTTTTCCTGCTGCAAATGTCAACTGAAGTGATTTATGCGGTGGACGGCATCACACGGTCCACTTTCAAATTGTATCATCAGACgatatgaatgaattaatttccTTACCAGAAAATGTATTCATCAagtatttattaaataaattcaaTCTCATGACACCGATTTCCACTCCCTTTACACACTGATCAATAActattttcttttgattttttcgCTCAATAGACTTCAAACAATTAGagtttgctttaaaaacaaaaaacaaaaaaaacccttcacttCTGTCAAGGGAAAACAATCACATGACTCACTTCTAAACCATTCTCTCAGTATTTACCCCAGACAAGCAGAAATAATGGAACTCAAAAAATCCCAGACAAAGGGCTAGCAATTAAGACAACATATGGTAAGAATTAAGGCATCAccttatacaaacacacacacacacacacacacatagatgtaCACTTTCAAATATAATTTGACAGACCACACACCTAGTAGATAAGGGGCAAATATAACACATtgcagacaaaagaaaacaaatacatgacCATTCTTTTAAGATTCTGAGATCTAAACTAATCATATAGGTGAATTCGGAGCATCTTACCCAAAAACCCAATGCGTGCCAGGTTTCATAATACGACTGACAGCAATGTCATTCTACAGTCAGTGTGCGTTTTTGTGTAGCTGTGTTGGATCAGTCGTCAATCTCTAACAGGTGACTTCTCTCAGACGCTCAAACGTTAAGACATTCTTGACAAGAATTAATTTACTATATCACTTTGGATGAACACATTTTTTGAACTCACACAATCTGAGGGTCACACGTAAAGGGTAAATCATTGCATTTTACCCTCAAAACGTGGCGATTATGATCAATACACGTACCATCACCATCAGAATGCAGCGGTTTTAAACGACTGACCGGGAAAAACCCCATTTAAAACTTCAAGTCCTGTGACATGAGCTCATCCTCCACGTTCTCCAGGGCCCATTTATGTTCAACGATCTCCAAAGCTTCCCActcactctgaaacacacagagcaagaacAAGGGGCCTttagcttcacacacacacacacacaccacagcaggcTACCAAACGGTTTTGTCGTAAAAGAACACACTCTGCTACCACATGGAACTGATCTCAATTAACGATTCAAACGCTTTAAGGAACAAGGAGCGTGTGGATAGTCTGCTAATGTCACTCACAGTGCTGTCACTCTACACTGGGCTGCTATACTTTGACCACCAAGAGTCAAAAAGacatccacattttttttttccagaggactTGAATGTGTATGCTGTATACTGGTCGTGTTCGCTATATATTAAACAAACTACCAGCACAGTGAACAGTGATCGACCATAAACACATTCCTCTTTTTGGACTAATCACTCACCTTGAAGGCTTTGTTGGGGTCAGGCGGCATGGCCATAGCTGCTCCAGTCATCTGATCCTGCATTATTCTGGACTGATcagcagctaaaaaaaaaatatgaattttatgAAGAAATTTAGAAGATTCTGAAAATAATCACACACCAAACATCCACATTTGCTGAGGCCGTCACTATGGAGTAGCGCTACAAGCATATGAAGGGTTTCAGTTTCCTCATGTTCAATGAGGAAATTTTTGTGACATCATAGCACATCCTGCACAATATCACAAAGgagtgcaaagaaaaaaaaaaagatcaactcACCATTGTCATGTCCAAGAATGAGCGTGTACATGCTGCGAAGCCCAAACACATTGAGAAAGTACCAGGAGGCTGAGCTCACCCTgaaacaaggacaaaaaaaacaatagataAACCAGGCTAGACGGCTGTGGCTGAACCTTCAGGAACTTGCTCAGACCTGGGTATAGGAGCTCAGTTTGAAATACATCAGCTAATACAAGCAGACAAGGTTTTAATCCGAGATGGCCTCCACAGGACAGTTTATCTGAGCACAGTATTTGAAGCTATGGAGCAAATTGAAGCAACAAAGAACTTTCAATACTATACCAGGATGCATCAAGAGACAGCAGATCGATCCCCCTCTGAAGCATGGGTTTAAATCTCAAAGTCAGTGGGAAAGGAACTTTAGCTGTGTAAAATTGAAGTAAATTAAATTAGTAAATTAAATTTATACTAATTatcatatatacacatgtacatacaaatATTCCACCTGtggtgtacacatacacatataaggTAATTCTCACGTCAGTAACCTTTATTCTGTTTATATCTGTACACTAGAACATATAGTTTGAAAGTCTCGCCAGGGTCAAATAAGTTACTTGCAAATTCTATTTTCCCCATGATTtcagagaaacatttcaaaatatcttTCTGAGAACTGACTGTAGTCCATGCATGAAATCAACGCAAAGCACTGAACTTACTGGTCACAAAACCTGAGAACGCCCAGTTAATCCATCCGCCAATTACAATCATTGGAAGCACATTGGTCAGATTTCCTTTCATCATGTCAGTCAACATACTGGtatctgaaaataaatgagaggTGAGCCATTCGTATTTTTACAGCAAAGCAATGGTCATTTTTGTAGCATGTCATAGATTGCCTGGATTAAAATGCTTTACAacacagcaaaatatttttatcaaaCTAAATGAGCAAATTTCAGAATATACTACTGTCAATAACACCTTTGTATGAAAGTTAAAATTTAACTTACCGGTCATTGGATTTTTTGGAATCACCTTCCTCTTGACCTTCTTGAAGAAGCCTGTTTCAGCGTTATTAAAGTAATGCTTTCGCATGACAAATGCCTGTTGAAGAAAACAGCATTTTGAGTCGCTATCATTAAGGTCACCTCTTTTCAAGACACACGAGATCCATCCAACTGCCTCACCTGTTTAGGGATATactttcc containing:
- the usp11 gene encoding ubiquitin carboxyl-terminal hydrolase 11, which encodes MAAATTTASATEPPGLETQYRDIQAILQGRELRAGDSWYLLERRWFEQWKEYVQTGDQNSSSFPGQINNTELFEELDSYHLKDRLVENEDFVLVPADAWHKLLSWYGMVENQPPLERKVVDLPSTVKVEVYPVEIFLCLHSNMDNVVTAQFSRADSISTIQKVMREKFQVPESAEVRMWMKSSDTSCERLRNIYMSVLDTCLSTGMTVIMEMRNADGTWPSSRPQIMRNSMEEQDSYRGQPGVCGLTNLGNTCFMNSALQCLSNTPPLTEYFLRNAYLEELNFTNPLGMKGEIAEAYADIIKQMWSGRHYSVVPRFFKTKVGHFASQFLGYQQHDSQELLSFLLDGLHEDLNRVKNKEYIELRDADGRPDQEVAEEAWRNHRRRNDSVIVDTFHGLFKSTLVCPECHKVSVTFDPFCYLSVPLPVSKERVMEVFFVSLDPEAKPVQHRLVVPKAGKVFDLCATLSEATGVPASQMMVADVFNHRFYKIYHADESLSCILDRDDIFVYELSNACVEQDSEEVVLAVYLRERSHYRDYGSGSSSYGTSLFGHPLLMSVPRAQCTREALYHLFLQRLARYVRPPDSSEEVEEEEEEDEECGEDEEEEEGGCRTQTNGVSEDEGDEDGEKAGPSKREEDGQDGVQSDGQNNCHSEASPCSEVEERTEEESSSEAERGSSTEEGQSACGSTDTNSQDAADGEQGTGLEASGKEDEDEDEEEDGEEAARCSRPNKRVSGRRCCAEKRRKPLFTIQAVNSNGTTERGIGEGDSTFSFSSQPYIAIDWDPDMKKKYYNENEAEKYVKHHSMDIPHQQTTVQLQECIELFTTVETLEEENPWYCPMCKKHQLATKKLDLWSLPEVLIIHLKRFSYTKYSREKLDTIVDFPLRNLDFSGYLLRKTGVNGEPPSRYDLIAVSNHYGGLRDGHYTSYAKNKDDGQWYYFDDSKVTYAREEQIMTNAAYLLFYQRQDKIRKPTLPPPTSSGTSSSTNQLANDITSHNHDGVEGASSCVNMETD
- the zgc:86609 gene encoding ER membrane protein complex subunit 3 — encoded protein: MAGPELLLDSSIRMWVVLPIVFITFFVGVLRHYVTQLLQSDKKVDLEQVSDSQVLLRSRILRENGKYIPKQAFVMRKHYFNNAETGFFKKVKRKVIPKNPMTDTSMLTDMMKGNLTNVLPMIVIGGWINWAFSGFVTTKVPFPLTLRFKPMLQRGIDLLSLDASWVSSASWYFLNVFGLRSMYTLILGHDNAADQSRIMQDQMTGAAMAMPPDPNKAFKSEWEALEIVEHKWALENVEDELMSQDLKF